AATTTAGCAATATCATATCTTTTTTCCGGATTTTCATGATCCTTTGTTTGTAAAGAAACAATATTGCGATATTCTCGAAAAGCCTTTTTACGCCGCAGCATCATTTCCGGGCTATCTTCAATCGTAATCAGGCGGGTATTTTTTTCGAAATATAAAGGCAGGGAAATTAAGGTAGTAGTTTTTCCAGAATTAGTGGCACCGGCAATAATACAATTGGCACGGGGGAGTACATCACGAAAAAAGGCATCCATTTGGGCACTCATGGTTCCCAAGCGTACTAGATCATCAGGAGCAATTGTTTCCTCAGAAAATTTTCTAATGGAAACACAAGTACTTTCAGTAGCAATACCACCATGTTTTACTCCCAAAACGGCACAAATACGGTAATTATCAAACAAACTATCTACATGTGGCTCATTAGCAGTTAAAGAACGACCAATAGGGATCAGCATTTTATTAATAATATTTTCCAAATGAACTTCATCCCGAAAAGCCATATCTGGTCGAAATTCCTCCTCACCATTACGTTCAATAAAAACATCAAAAGGAGTATTAATATCAATATTAGTTACTTGAGGATCATCCAAAGCCTTTTGAATGGGACCAAAATAAAGTATTTCTTGTTGTATTACCCTGATTAAATCCCCCTTTTCCCTTTGCGGTAAACGTAAATCATCAAGTTGTATCAAATAATCATGAATAACTTTTTTCAACATTTCACGAGTCCTAGGATCAATTACCGAACGAGCAAAAGTTTCCCGATGCTGATCACGCAAATAAGCCCTAACCCGTTTAATTAAAGGGGGTAAACGCTCAGCTAAACTAATCTTGATTTCTTCCACACCACCACTAGCTAGTGCGGCATAATCCAAAGGATTAAAAACCTGAACCATCTTATCTCTCCCTAAATAGCCTTTTTAACTTCCCGCAGACAACTTAGAACCAATTCACGATAGTTTTCCCGATAAACCATTATATTTTCACCCATTACCTCTTTAATTAATTCATTATGTTGAGGGGCAACCACTTTAAACTTTTGTACTGGAAAGCGAAAAACATCCTGCAGTTTTTTAATATTAAGTGTGCTATAAGCAATAGTACTAGGATCATTAACCGGTAGGAAAACCTGTTGAGCACTTTGTAAAGCAAAAAAGGTTAAAGGATGAATTAATTGTCCTTGACAAATAAACAAGACAATTTCCCAACCCTTTTTCCAAACACTATTAGCAAAATGACCGGGAAAATTTTTTAAAACCTCCAACCCGACCCGATTTACTAAAGGATTATCTGGCTGGGCAAAGGGTGAAATAGGTAAAAGGGCTAAATTAGGTGTATGCTCATAAAACCCTTTTCCCATAATGGTTCCATTAAACCAATATTTAGTTAAAACAGTTTCAATGGTTTGCTCATGATCCCATTTTTCCAAAGCAAAACTAAGTCGCGGTATTCCTAGACAGGGAAGTTCCACTAAAATTACCCGAGCTAATTGGGACAATTCTTCGGCCAATTTCAGACTAAAAGCAGCCGTATTATTTCCCCCTGCACCCCAAACTACAATTATCTGTGAATCTATGGTTCTACCCTGCTCTCGAGTGTGTTTTCTTTTTTTAAAAAACATGCTAGTACCCCTTTCCGCCAAAATTGAGAAATATCTTTAATCCACCACTTTTTTTCATTCTCCAGCAAATCAACTTTAACACCACATAATACTAAAAATTTGTTAATAAAATTTTGAGTGGCTGTACTTATTTTCCGATATTGATGTTCATAAACATAATGAAGAAAATCTCCTTCCAAATCATCTGGGGGATAAAGAAATGGTTCTTCCCCCAAACAGCGAAGTTCCTTTCTTAAATTTTTCGTGGAACGTGTACAAATAATTTGTTCCCCTAACTTTTTTCGTCTCTGCAGAGCCCAAAAAACACTAGCCGGTAAAGGATCAATCAATCTAAATTTCAAATAACTGAATTTCTCCAATACCACCTGATTAAAAAAATGTTCTCCATTAGCCAAAAAAATTATAAACTGAAAATTTTGTTCAAAAATAAGACAGCGGGTTAAATCTTGTAAAAAAGCCGACCAGGTTTCCTTTTCTACCCTTCCCTGATTGGAGATGCCATCTGGAAGGAAATAAAAAGTAGACGGCAAATATTTAAGATGTTCCAAAGGCCCTAAAGCATAGGGATCATTTAAATGTTTTTCAGCTTGATTTAGACAGTTTTTTAAAAAGGCTTTGTTCCCATTTGTATACATGGCTAAAGCATGAGCAGTATTTAAATAGGGATGCTCCACCGACAAACAAGAAGCCAAAAGCGGCACCTCACTGATTGTTTCAATCAAACCTACCTTTAAGCCCTGTTCAGCCAAATTAAGAGCGGTAAATAAAGCCAAAGCGGTATTTAAAGTCTGATGAGCACTAGATGAAAAAGCGAGTAAGTTTGATTTAATATAATAGGGTCGAAAAATATTTTTTAATTCCCCATAATTTTTTACCTTTTGCTGAGCCAAAAGATACTCCTCGGCTGCAGCTAAAGTTCGCCGGGTAAACAAAACTTCTTTTATGGCCGCGGGAGTAAAATCATCCATAAACCAAAAATCATAAAAACATCTCTTAATTAAAGCCGCAATTAAAGCTTCATTGGCCAAAAACCGCCTAGACAGTAAAAAAACTATCTGACTGCCTAATTTTTTTCTGAAGTGATCTAATTGCTCTAATTCCCTGGGGGCCAAAAAAGGCTCCTGTTGACAAATCAAAACTAGATCCGGGCTGGCACCTTTTAATTCGTGAGCCCAAGTAAATGCTTGTTCCCAAGTAGGATGCCAGCCGGTAATTTGACAGTATTTACTTAGCTGACTGAGCAGTTTCTTGTCTCTTTCCGGTATAATCAAATGAATTTTAAGCCATGACTGCATGTCCGGTTCCCCCTATAATAAACCTTCTTCGGCCATACTAAGGTATTCTTCCCCAGCCACAATAATATGGTCAACTACCTTTACGGAAATAGCCTTAAGAGCATTTTTAATCAATTGTGTTATTTGTAAATCAGCTGGTGAAGGCTTTAAGCTACCACCAGGATGATTATGGGCCAAAACAACCTTAACCGCCTGGTACCTTAGTGCGGTTTCAATAATATTGCGTGGATAAATCGGTGCCTCGTTAATTGTACCTTCATTAACTAAAACGGCCTCATTAAGCCTATTTTGTCCATCCAAACACAACATAAAAAAAGCTTCGTAAACTCGCCCGACAAACAAAGAAATTGCATAACGTCCCGCCTCAGCCGAACCACCCAAAAATGGTTTTTCCCGCCAACGATTTTGCTGATAACGACGTGCCAAATGAGGAACTAAAGAAATTAAAATTGCCGTATTTTTGCTGACCTGACAGCGTCTGATAATATCCTCTGGTCTTGACTCACATAAATTAGCTAATGTACCAAACTCATTAATTAAACGGTGAGCCAATTTATTGGTATCCCGTCGCGGAATGCAATAAAATAATAATAATTCCAAAACCTGATGATCAGCAAAACCATCCAAACCTTCTTCTAAAAATCTTTCTCGTACTCTTTGACGATGTCCCTGATGTACATTTTTTCCCATATCTCCCCTACCTCTTTATAAAATAACAATGTTCTCCCATATGCACCATATTTTAACACATTACCTCTTTTTGTCAATAGCTGTCAAAAAAAAGACCCCCTCTCAGGAGGTAAAAATCAGTTTATTTTTTTTCAAATTCAACATATTGATTACGTCCAGCACCCCAACCAGCTAAAATCATGACCGAACTAGCCAACAAAAGCACCAAAAGAGGCCAGGTCCATTGTTGGGTAGCATCAAAAAGAAAACCAATTAATAAAGGGCCAAGTGCCGCCAATAAATAGCCACAAGCTTGGGCCATCCCTGATAAACCCGCTGCTTCCCAAGCATTACGCGTTCTAAGCACAAAAAAAGTAAAAGCTAAACTAACACTAGCCCCTTGACCAAAACCAAGAATTAAAGTACCAAGAGTTAAAACTATAAAATTAGAATTAAATAACATACAGCTAATACCAATTAAATATAAAAGCCCAATCCCCAAAACTAATTTACGCTGTTGAGTCATACGTTCGGCAACTATTGGAGCCCACAAAGCACCGGGAATACTGATAAACTGATTAAAAGCCAACAACCAACCAGCTTGAGAAATATTGGTACCATAACTAACCAGAATTTCCGGGAGCCAAGCAATAATTATGTAAAAACAAAAAGATTGTAAACCCATAAAAAGGGTTACCTGCCAAGCCAATGGTGAAGTCCATAATCCTTTTTGACGATAAGTTAAAACCTGACCTTTATATTTTAATTGCGGCAGCCAAATTATAATTGCTAACACAGCTGTGATCATCCAAAATCCCAAAGCTGCCCGCCAACCACCCTTTAACCTTTCCGCCAGAGGCACACTAACCCCGGAAGCCAAAGCGGCAAAACCAACCATAGCCGTAGAATAGAGACCGGTCATTTTACCTATTTCTTTAGGTAAACGATCCTTAATTAGTGAAGGTAACAAAACATTACCGATCACGATACCCACCCCGATTAACAGTGTACCCACAAACAAACTACCAACCATTGGTATGGAACGTACCACAATACCCAGGGCTAAAATAAGCAAACCCGCAAACAAAGCTTTTTCATTACCTAAATAACGTGCCAAAGACGGTACCAATGGGGAAAGCAAAGCAAAAACCAATAAAGGCAAAGTAGTAATTAAACCCAAAAGACTATTAGAAAAGGTACTTTCAATACGAATTAAACCAATGAGGGGGCCTAAGGAGGTAAGAGCTGGTCTTAAATTAAATGCGATTAAAATAATTCCCAAAATCAAAAGCAGACGTTCTTTTGTTGCCAAAAACGATTTTGACTTCATACTTTTAGCTCCTCACATATCACAGTACCAATAACAATGATCCCTTTACCCTTCACTTGGTGGAAACTGAACAATTTTACCAGATGCGAGCGGTCTTTTATTAACCATAATTTCAATTTTAGCCTTTCCCGGTTTTAAAACTTCGCTAGCAAAAAGTGCATACAATCTTTCCCCGCCGGCTAATAATTGAACAATTTTTTTATTATCAGTACGCGGTAAATAACCTAAAACGTAACCTGCCGTTGTAGTAACCAAAACAGCATGAGCATCATATTTATTTTCCGGTTCTGGTACTAAATATAATAAATCTCCGGTTTTAACCTCTACAGCCTGCAAATCATGAAAAAAGGTCCCGGCAATTTCCGTTGTTAACAATTTTGTATCAAAAGAAGCTGGTAAAATTTCACATTCCTGCAACTCTACATAACGACGTTTCTTTTCCCGATTACCTTTTTTACGACGCAATAAACGCCGCCAGTCTTCACGCAATGCCGCTGCCGGTTCCCCCAAATAAGCTTCCTGCAAAGCCGGTCTTACAGATTTACTCCATTCAATTTTAAATGTACGTAAAGCCCGCAGTGCCGCCTGACGCACACCTACATAACGAGCTGTTAAACAGCGAAGCAATAATTCTTCTTCATAGGTTCTCATTTTTTGCAAAACTTCAATTAAAGTCATCAACCATAAACTAGGTTGATAATAAGAACCGATTTCTTCTGGTGCAGCCAAAGGCTTCTGAAAAATATCCTCTGGTAGTACATAAGATAAATATAAATAAACATCTTGCAAATACACACCTGGATACTTATGTAAACAAAAATCTAATAATGCCAAATCAAAAGGATCCCTTTCCAAAAGAGGAATAAAACTTTCAAATTGTGGTATTAACTTAAATCTAGAAAGTACTGTAAGTAATAAACTAGTTTCCTCCCGTGGCTCGGCTAATTCCCGCAAAATCACATTTTTCCACCTAGACTGGGCCATAATCTTTTTAGCTAATTCCCGTACATACTTTTCCCGTGTACCTGTCCAACCATTTTCCTCCACAGCATGCCATTCCCGATAGACCCCCATATCCCTTTCCAAAATTACCAAACAGGCCAAATCTAAAAAAGATTTACCATACCGGGGGAAATTTTGCAAAAACTTTTCCACAAGAATTAAACTAAATTGAAATTCTTTAATATTACTATTTTCCGCGGCATAAGCCAATAAAGCCGCTAAACGCGAAAAGTTTTCGGAAGTTAAAGTTAAAGTTTGGTAAAAGGAACCCATATCAATTTTATCTAAACAAATCATGGCCGCAATATTTGGTTCTACTTGATTAAGAGAACCAGCTAAAAAAAACCATTCCTTGTGTTCTGGTTTTACTGGATGAAATAAAGTTAGAGCAGCCAATTTACCATAACCAAGCGTATTTTGTACCAACTCAAATAAAAACTGATTATAATTACTAAAATTTTTAGCTGCTTCCACAGCATATAATGTAAATTCACTATGTAAGCCCAATGTTTTAATAATTTGTTTAACCAAATCATTTTCAAAAAAGCCTAAAAGAAGTATACCTAATTTTACTTCATTAACAAATCTACTTTCGGTAGCCAGTTTTATACCTAAAGAATATAAACCTTCTCGATCTAAAATACCTTCGCTCAAATGCAATTTTAAACGCTTATTTAATCTCATTAAATAAGCATATAAAGGATTTTTGGCTAAAAAAATGCGTGTTTTTTTGGTAATCTCTTGTGTTTTAACACAAACCGAAATTAATTCAGCTAATTCCAGAGCTAATTGTTCTTCGAGTAAAAAAGGAAGATTATTTTCACCTAGTAAAAAATCAACATCCCGAGCACCAGCCGTAAAAGGATTTTGAAAAACATAAGGCAAATGTGGATTTTCTGCCGCCATTTTTGTTAAATATTTATAAATACTTTCTTTAGCCATATCAGCCTCCTAATTTTTGACAACCGATTTCCAAAGGACAACCGGTGCACAGCGGTTTTTTTCGGCACTGCCTTTTACCCAATTCAACAAACAAAGCATGAAACTGCTGGTAAAATTCTAAGTCTAAAGGCAAATTACTTTCAATTTGCTCTCGAAGAATATCATAAGCCTTTGGCAATTTAAAGCCCCATCTGCTCAAGATCCTACGAGTATATGCATCAATAACAAAATAAGGTTTTTGCAAGGCATAAGTCAATATAGAATCCGCCGTTTCCTTGCCTACTCCTTTAATTGCCAATAATTCACTTCGTAAACATGGCCCTGTCGCTTGTTTCACCTTTGCCAAAGCATAATCATATTTTTTAAACCAAAAGGTCAAATCCTTTAAACAAGCGGCCTTTCGATTATAGAACCCACAAGGGCGAATTAAGGTAATTAGTTCTTGCCGAGAAACCTCGGCTATAAATTGTGGGGTACAATTTTCCCCTAAATTAGCCAAGGCTTTCTCCACATTACGCCAAGCCGTATTTTGTGTTAAAACTGCCCCTACCATCACTTCAAAAGGACTTTTGGCTGGCCACCACTCTAAACAACCATAAGCCTGAGCCAATAAAGAATAAATTAACATTAAATCTGACATACTTCTAGTTCCAATAAC
The sequence above is a segment of the Clostridia bacterium genome. Coding sequences within it:
- a CDS encoding CpaF family protein — protein: MVQVFNPLDYAALASGGVEEIKISLAERLPPLIKRVRAYLRDQHRETFARSVIDPRTREMLKKVIHDYLIQLDDLRLPQREKGDLIRVIQQEILYFGPIQKALDDPQVTNIDINTPFDVFIERNGEEEFRPDMAFRDEVHLENIINKMLIPIGRSLTANEPHVDSLFDNYRICAVLGVKHGGIATESTCVSIRKFSEETIAPDDLVRLGTMSAQMDAFFRDVLPRANCIIAGATNSGKTTTLISLPLYFEKNTRLITIEDSPEMMLRRKKAFREYRNIVSLQTKDHENPEKRYDIAK
- a CDS encoding RadC family protein; amino-acid sequence: MGKNVHQGHRQRVRERFLEEGLDGFADHQVLELLLFYCIPRRDTNKLAHRLINEFGTLANLCESRPEDIIRRCQVSKNTAILISLVPHLARRYQQNRWREKPFLGGSAEAGRYAISLFVGRVYEAFFMLCLDGQNRLNEAVLVNEGTINEAPIYPRNIIETALRYQAVKVVLAHNHPGGSLKPSPADLQITQLIKNALKAISVKVVDHIIVAGEEYLSMAEEGLL
- a CDS encoding MFS transporter, which translates into the protein MKSKSFLATKERLLLILGIILIAFNLRPALTSLGPLIGLIRIESTFSNSLLGLITTLPLLVFALLSPLVPSLARYLGNEKALFAGLLILALGIVVRSIPMVGSLFVGTLLIGVGIVIGNVLLPSLIKDRLPKEIGKMTGLYSTAMVGFAALASGVSVPLAERLKGGWRAALGFWMITAVLAIIIWLPQLKYKGQVLTYRQKGLWTSPLAWQVTLFMGLQSFCFYIIIAWLPEILVSYGTNISQAGWLLAFNQFISIPGALWAPIVAERMTQQRKLVLGIGLLYLIGISCMLFNSNFIVLTLGTLILGFGQGASVSLAFTFFVLRTRNAWEAAGLSGMAQACGYLLAALGPLLIGFLFDATQQWTWPLLVLLLASSVMILAGWGAGRNQYVEFEKK
- a CDS encoding endonuclease, giving the protein MSDLMLIYSLLAQAYGCLEWWPAKSPFEVMVGAVLTQNTAWRNVEKALANLGENCTPQFIAEVSRQELITLIRPCGFYNRKAACLKDLTFWFKKYDYALAKVKQATGPCLRSELLAIKGVGKETADSILTYALQKPYFVIDAYTRRILSRWGFKLPKAYDILREQIESNLPLDLEFYQQFHALFVELGKRQCRKKPLCTGCPLEIGCQKLGG